GACCTGAATTTGATTTCCAGTGAATTAAGACACCGGATTGCCGAAACCTTCCAAAAAGAAAATATTGTCATGGCTTTCCCTCAGAGGGATATCCACCTGGATGTCACAAAGCCTGTACAGGTTTTTTTAGGCAAGGAAGCCTGAAGTTTTTCTTGGAGTGAGAATCGGTTTTGTATAGGAAATTTGCTTGCGTCAGGAAAAGTTTTTCTGCAAAACCTCATTCCACATGTTGTCATTGGGAAATTGGGGCTTTTGCTAAAGCGGTTGCCCAGTGCAATTTGTGATTGATATAACGGAACTTATGGAATTTACCCTTTTCGTGGTTTTCAGCTTTGTAATGCTTATGTGCGGGTTACTGGTGGTTGTTAACCGGAATCCCGTGGCCAGCGCCTTGTGTTTGGCGATGTGTTTTGGCATGGTGGCCGGGCTGTTTCTTTTGTTAGAAGCTTTTTTCCTGTCTGTCGTTCAAATCCTGGTTTATGCCGGTGCGGTCATGGTTCTCTTCCTTTTTATCGTTATGCTTTTGGATTTAAAGGTGGAAAAGCGCCGTAAAATCAAACTCCAAGGGATTTTTGCCGGGGTGATCGTTACAGTCTTTTTCTTTATTTTATGCCAGCAATTTGCCCCATTGGTGGATAATGCACCGATGCCCCACCTGACACAAAGGGTCAATGATGTCAAAAGCCTTG
This sequence is a window from Verrucomicrobiota bacterium. Protein-coding genes within it:
- a CDS encoding NADH-quinone oxidoreductase subunit J, encoding MEFTLFVVFSFVMLMCGLLVVVNRNPVASALCLAMCFGMVAGLFLLLEAFFLSVVQILVYAGAVMVLFLFIVMLLDLKVEKRRKIKLQGIFAGVIVTVFFFILCQQFAPLVDNAPMPHLTQRVNDVKSLGHLLYSEYMLPFLIVGLILLVATVGVVHVSRKEVKIK